From the Aquitalea magnusonii genome, one window contains:
- a CDS encoding DNA circularization protein: MSWKNNLLDASFRGLVFDCLQTEDEAERDTASHAYPYIDGEDVEDLGRKARQLRLTAVFFGDDYDSRLQAFLAVLDEPGHGELIHPVFGSMARMQLLRHVVRHSAEEVDYCTVELAFKEATPSQPFFVQQLPAQQAQGLALQADAARLAGIAVFEQALSRLQQWQGQLAPLQALGAVMTGTLAAVRSQLHGLVAGAGLLDSPRAFAAELVGLLDGLVDLRGFDTDTIASDWNSLARQLDRIVLLPAQLASPSNTSDATSPVNSLPPASTDNAIPAPSLPARAQDVAQLTALVQLLTASTLASTASELLADQAEQPTLTPPQLETMANDVRQLLQAGITSHQSAYPLEQARPVIEALKDTALAVQEAARTVIALAPPLIQRRVEQDGNLHLQAFAWYGDYRRAAELARLNPTLRNPNHLHAGDLLNAYAR, translated from the coding sequence ATGTCCTGGAAGAATAACCTACTGGACGCCAGCTTCCGCGGCTTGGTGTTCGACTGCCTGCAAACCGAGGACGAGGCCGAGCGCGATACCGCCAGCCATGCCTACCCGTATATAGACGGCGAGGACGTGGAAGACCTGGGGCGCAAGGCGCGCCAGCTGCGGCTGACGGCGGTGTTTTTTGGTGACGATTACGACAGCCGCTTGCAGGCTTTTCTGGCGGTGCTGGATGAACCCGGCCATGGCGAGCTGATTCACCCGGTATTCGGCAGCATGGCGCGCATGCAGCTGCTGCGCCATGTCGTCCGTCACTCCGCCGAGGAGGTGGATTACTGCACGGTAGAGCTGGCCTTCAAGGAAGCCACGCCCAGCCAGCCTTTCTTTGTGCAACAGCTACCGGCACAGCAGGCACAAGGCCTGGCCTTGCAGGCGGATGCTGCCCGCCTGGCTGGCATTGCCGTGTTCGAGCAGGCATTGTCCCGGTTGCAGCAATGGCAAGGCCAACTCGCCCCCTTGCAGGCGCTGGGCGCTGTGATGACCGGCACGCTGGCGGCAGTGCGCAGCCAGCTGCATGGTCTGGTCGCCGGGGCCGGCTTGCTCGACAGCCCCCGTGCCTTTGCTGCGGAGCTGGTGGGGCTGCTGGACGGGCTGGTGGACCTGCGCGGCTTCGACACCGACACCATCGCCAGCGACTGGAACAGCCTGGCCCGGCAGCTGGACCGCATCGTGCTGCTGCCGGCACAACTGGCCAGCCCGTCCAATACCAGTGATGCCACATCACCGGTCAACAGCCTGCCGCCCGCCAGCACTGACAACGCCATTCCAGCCCCAAGCCTGCCCGCGCGTGCGCAAGACGTGGCCCAGCTCACTGCCCTGGTGCAGTTGCTGACCGCCAGCACGCTGGCCAGCACCGCCAGTGAGCTGCTGGCCGATCAGGCCGAGCAGCCCACGCTTACCCCGCCGCAGTTGGAAACCATGGCCAACGATGTGCGCCAGCTACTTCAAGCTGGCATCACCAGCCATCAGTCAGCCTACCCGCTGGAGCAGGCACGCCCGGTGATTGAGGCGTTAAAAGACACGGCACTGGCGGTGCAGGAAGCGGCGCGCACCGTTATTGCGCTGGCCCCGCCCCTGATCCAGCGCCGGGTGGAGCAGGACGGCAATCTGCACCTGCAGGCATTTGCCTGGTATGGCGATTACCGCCGTGCCGCTGAGCTGGCCCGCCTAAACCCCACACTACGTAACCCCAACCATCTGCACGCCGGAGACCTGCTCAATGCCTACGCCCGCTGA
- a CDS encoding phage baseplate assembly protein translates to MPTPADTVPADHIVSLLLAGKAHHTWSSYEIDSDLLTPADAWQLQLGLPDGRLPAALQEGAAVQLRIGRDLVLSGRIDDIEDPIEHGAHSLTLRGRDDAAVLVDCSSPIFTRRQATLADIVAQVVKPLGLSKIRIDAALSLTREKVSVEPGDSAWDTLRNAAEANGLWPWFEPDGTLVIGGPDYQRPPVASLILRRDGQGNNVERLHRVRSMAGRYSDITVLGQSHGSALQAGRHAIKVVERDSSVSVYRPRIVIDHDADSLAAARARARKILSDSRLQGTTLQATVKGHRTSAGLLWTPGQRLHVLSEPHDINGIYFLMARRFSGGRGRPSQTLLTLKEDGAWVLDAHPHQRSHRRGKNSSASETLVAVDVSRPNTLSKGQP, encoded by the coding sequence ATGCCTACGCCCGCTGATACCGTGCCTGCCGACCACATCGTCAGCCTGCTGCTGGCTGGCAAGGCCCATCACACATGGAGCAGCTACGAGATCGACTCTGATCTGCTGACCCCGGCTGACGCCTGGCAGTTGCAACTGGGCCTGCCCGATGGCCGCCTGCCGGCAGCGCTGCAAGAAGGCGCGGCAGTGCAACTGCGCATTGGCCGCGACCTGGTGCTGAGCGGACGCATCGACGACATCGAGGACCCGATAGAGCACGGCGCGCACAGCCTCACCCTGCGTGGGCGCGATGATGCGGCGGTGCTGGTGGACTGCTCCTCGCCCATCTTCACCCGTCGCCAGGCCACGCTGGCCGACATCGTCGCCCAGGTGGTCAAGCCGCTGGGGCTGAGCAAGATTCGCATCGACGCGGCGCTCAGCCTCACCCGCGAAAAAGTCAGCGTCGAACCCGGCGACAGCGCCTGGGACACCCTGCGCAATGCGGCCGAGGCCAACGGCCTGTGGCCGTGGTTCGAGCCGGACGGCACGCTGGTGATTGGCGGGCCAGACTACCAGCGCCCGCCGGTGGCCAGCCTGATCCTGCGCCGCGATGGCCAGGGCAATAATGTGGAGCGCCTGCATCGGGTGCGCAGCATGGCCGGGCGTTACTCGGACATCACCGTGCTGGGCCAGTCACATGGCAGCGCGTTGCAGGCCGGCCGCCACGCCATCAAGGTGGTGGAGCGCGATAGCAGCGTCAGCGTGTACCGCCCGCGCATTGTCATCGACCACGACGCCGACAGCCTGGCCGCTGCCCGCGCCCGGGCACGCAAGATACTGTCGGACTCGCGCCTGCAAGGCACCACCCTGCAAGCCACGGTCAAGGGCCACCGCACCAGCGCTGGCCTGCTGTGGACGCCAGGCCAGCGCCTGCATGTATTGAGCGAGCCGCACGACATCAACGGCATTTACTTTTTGATGGCGCGCCGCTTTAGCGGTGGCCGTGGCCGCCCCAGCCAGACCCTGCTCACCCTGAAAGAAGACGGAGCCTGGGTACTGGACGCCCACCCGCACCAGCGCAGCCACCGCCGTGGCAAGAACAGCAGCGCCAGCGAAACCCTGGTGGCGGTGGATGTCAGCCGCCCTAATACCCTCAGCAAAGGCCAGCCATGA
- a CDS encoding baseplate J/gp47 family protein gives MAYPLLTMAQIRADMLRDIRNLLPEADVGADSDYFIRATSVASAVEGLYQHQAWMVRQIFPDTADHDYLLLHARLRGLAPKPAVTASGRMLLRGNPGSPVAAGVQGKWGDQLYVSREAGLIGADGTATLAAAAMQAGLAGNAPDDARLELLAPPPGVQSAAVLTEMRGGVEEESDAELLARLLDLIRRPPAGGNVHDYRRWALEVPGVSAAYVYPLRRGLGTVDIIITSAGGLPSVETLAAVQTHIDALRPVTARHSLVAAPTVRLVDVELQLALSGLTLEQARLQLTPQLHTRFDQLAPGQLLVRSQLETLASSLPGVVDRRIVLPAANVQPLVNEQRVEWLRLGRLDIKAMP, from the coding sequence ATGGCTTATCCCTTGCTCACCATGGCGCAGATTCGCGCCGACATGCTGCGCGATATCCGCAACCTGCTGCCGGAGGCCGATGTCGGCGCGGATTCCGACTATTTCATCCGCGCCACCTCGGTGGCCAGTGCGGTGGAAGGCCTGTACCAGCATCAGGCATGGATGGTGCGGCAGATCTTCCCCGACACCGCCGATCATGATTATTTGCTGCTGCATGCCCGCTTGCGTGGCCTGGCCCCCAAGCCTGCCGTCACCGCCAGCGGCCGCATGCTGTTGCGGGGCAATCCCGGCAGCCCCGTCGCCGCCGGGGTGCAGGGCAAGTGGGGCGACCAGTTGTATGTCAGCCGTGAGGCCGGGCTGATCGGAGCCGATGGCACAGCGACACTGGCCGCCGCCGCCATGCAGGCCGGGCTGGCAGGCAATGCGCCAGACGATGCCCGGCTGGAGCTGCTGGCCCCGCCACCCGGTGTGCAATCGGCTGCTGTGCTGACTGAGATGCGTGGCGGCGTGGAGGAAGAAAGCGATGCTGAGCTGCTCGCCCGTCTGCTGGACCTGATCCGCCGCCCGCCGGCCGGTGGCAATGTGCATGACTACCGGCGCTGGGCGCTGGAAGTGCCGGGCGTATCGGCGGCCTATGTCTACCCACTACGGCGTGGGCTGGGTACGGTGGACATCATCATTACCTCAGCCGGTGGCCTGCCATCGGTGGAGACGCTGGCCGCAGTGCAGACGCATATCGACGCACTGCGCCCGGTCACCGCCAGGCACAGCCTGGTGGCCGCGCCCACGGTGCGGCTGGTGGATGTGGAGCTGCAACTGGCGCTGTCCGGCCTGACGCTGGAACAAGCCCGGCTGCAGCTGACACCGCAGTTGCACACCCGTTTCGACCAGTTGGCCCCTGGTCAGCTGCTGGTCCGCAGCCAGTTGGAAACGCTGGCCTCCAGCCTGCCTGGGGTGGTGGACCGCCGCATTGTGCTGCCCGCCGCCAATGTGCAGCCGCTGGTAAATGAGCAGCGGGTGGAATGGCTGCGGCTGGGCCGACTCGACATCAAGGCCATGCCATGA
- a CDS encoding phage baseplate assembly protein V, whose amino-acid sequence MTPDIDRRISRALAGIRQAFRGVLGLTSNGAASQLAQVEGLADEPLPDLELFQQFGFSSNPPPGTAVVVLPLGGKTSHGIIIATENGQFRVQGLAPGETAVFNAFGDTFV is encoded by the coding sequence ATGACCCCAGACATCGACCGCCGCATCAGCCGTGCGCTGGCCGGCATCCGCCAGGCCTTCCGTGGCGTGCTGGGACTCACCAGCAACGGTGCTGCCAGCCAACTGGCACAGGTGGAGGGCTTGGCCGACGAGCCTTTGCCCGATCTGGAGCTGTTCCAGCAGTTTGGCTTCAGCAGCAACCCACCGCCCGGCACCGCCGTCGTGGTGCTACCGCTGGGCGGCAAAACCAGCCACGGCATCATCATCGCCACCGAAAACGGCCAGTTCCGCGTGCAGGGCCTGGCCCCCGGCGAAACGGCGGTGTTTAACGCCTTCGGCGATACCTTTGTATGA
- a CDS encoding Com family DNA-binding transcriptional regulator, with the protein MSLPEIRCGHCGRKLAEGHVLVLSIKCPRCRAHNHLKAAEPPASASSHATAKDAHAWPTPHHR; encoded by the coding sequence ATGTCACTACCCGAAATCCGCTGCGGCCATTGCGGCCGCAAACTCGCTGAGGGCCACGTGCTGGTCCTCAGCATCAAATGCCCGCGTTGCCGGGCACACAATCACCTGAAGGCCGCCGAGCCTCCTGCCAGCGCGTCATCGCACGCCACTGCAAAGGATGCACATGCATGGCCCACACCCCACCATCGGTAG
- a CDS encoding IS3 family transposase (programmed frameshift) codes for MSKPRFPEAFKIEAVKQVTERGYPVAEVASRLGVSAHSLYQWLKRFDPKRAQPAEPADQQAEIRRLKAELKRVTEERDIPKKGRRILCQGVRVRYAFIRAHAQQFPIRRLCRVMSVHPSGYYAWKASPHSPRAREDQRLLEHIKQAWLESGGVYGYRKVHDDLQAQGERCGKHRVARLMKQEGLRSQTGYHRRPGHYRGRPAVVAPNHLQRQFTVNEPNKAWVTDITYIRTHEGWLYLAVVLDLFSRQVIGWSMQSRIDRELVLNALLMAVWRRQPKQEVLVHSDQGSQFSSYDWQDFLKAHRLVPSMSRRGNCHDNAVAESFFQLLKRERIKRKTYHDREEARRDIFDYIEMFYNPKRRHGSANGLSPVEFEKQYFQRLKSV; via the exons ATGAGCAAGCCGCGTTTCCCCGAAGCGTTCAAGATTGAAGCAGTCAAACAGGTAACCGAGCGTGGTTACCCAGTGGCCGAAGTCGCCAGCCGTCTCGGCGTATCTGCCCACAGCCTGTATCAATGGCTGAAACGCTTCGACCCCAAGCGCGCCCAACCGGCCGAACCCGCAGACCAGCAAGCCGAAATCCGACGTCTCAAGGCAGAGCTCAAACGGGTCACCGAGGAGCGCGACATCC CTAAAAAAGGCCGCCGCATACTTTGCCAAGGAGTCCGGGTAAGGTATGCCTTCATCCGGGCCCATGCACAGCAGTTCCCTATTCGACGTCTGTGTCGTGTTATGTCGGTGCATCCCAGTGGCTACTACGCCTGGAAAGCATCCCCGCATTCACCACGAGCGCGTGAAGACCAGCGCTTGCTGGAGCACATCAAGCAGGCGTGGCTCGAAAGTGGCGGTGTCTATGGCTATCGCAAGGTGCATGACGACTTGCAGGCTCAGGGAGAGCGCTGTGGCAAACATCGTGTGGCTCGGCTGATGAAGCAGGAAGGCTTACGTTCGCAGACGGGTTACCACCGGCGTCCTGGGCATTACCGTGGCCGCCCGGCAGTGGTGGCACCTAACCACCTGCAACGCCAGTTCACCGTGAATGAACCGAATAAAGCTTGGGTGACCGACATCACTTATATCCGCACGCATGAGGGGTGGTTGTACCTGGCGGTGGTGCTGGACCTGTTCTCGCGGCAGGTGATTGGCTGGTCGATGCAGTCACGTATCGATAGAGAGCTGGTGCTGAATGCCCTGTTGATGGCGGTATGGCGACGTCAGCCCAAGCAGGAGGTACTGGTGCATTCCGACCAAGGAAGTCAGTTCAGTAGCTACGATTGGCAGGACTTCTTGAAAGCTCATCGCTTGGTGCCCAGCATGAGTCGGCGTGGGAACTGCCACGACAATGCCGTGGCAGAGAGTTTCTTCCAGTTGCTGAAGCGGGAGCGCATCAAGCGCAAAACCTATCACGACAGGGAGGAGGCCCGGCGGGATATCTTCGATTACATCGAAATGTTCTACAACCCGAAACGCCGGCATGGTTCCGCAAACGGGCTATCGCCGGTAGAGTTTGAGAAGCAATATTTCCAACGGCTCAAGAGTGTCTAG
- a CDS encoding Shedu immune nuclease family protein, translating to MANGTGGAAVAPQPFSDGDVLEASFHLEAATEGTEPARKLFLRTYRLANAQTRTWHEMPKEDWPLLATIFPNKIIMRPIHVNPHAQRYLTPKNGRFTTVIYVDDYDDKLPDDAEAAASHIELRLAWGIFDPPGNGLGLNKHLDPMWQSLSRIQGADDLVISRHPEMHAKDGVISISTQEVDKLRRAFNRVTTNGRKLIRQTKQGIVHDDLLTRLDPERFRRIVQVKTPLVEVRRESAKQAAARERAERRSNVQAVRKQLGELVTEAPQELMTLHAEIERVTLAKMIEAFKAKLAGKLTEPHWQTFFEQNKFVLSLAFARPVELTHTQFHAKGSTLTGAGAQIGDFLFKEYGQALAIVEIKTPETALLQGTAYRGQEVFGPTSDLSGAVTQVLFQQSELRQRWMTHLNDTPALRLSGADVIKCVVVAGRIPTDPSKLRSFEVFRNACRDVDIVTFDELLAKLEFLEKQLTPESEPDLF from the coding sequence ATGGCAAATGGGACGGGTGGAGCTGCGGTCGCGCCGCAGCCGTTTAGTGATGGCGACGTACTGGAAGCGAGTTTCCACCTTGAAGCAGCGACCGAGGGCACCGAGCCTGCACGAAAGCTCTTCCTGCGAACGTACAGGCTCGCCAACGCTCAGACTCGAACTTGGCACGAAATGCCTAAGGAAGACTGGCCGCTGCTGGCAACTATCTTTCCGAACAAGATCATCATGCGGCCGATCCATGTAAATCCGCACGCACAACGCTACCTGACGCCCAAGAACGGACGTTTCACTACGGTTATCTACGTCGATGACTACGACGACAAGTTGCCGGATGACGCTGAGGCTGCAGCGTCGCACATTGAATTGCGCTTAGCCTGGGGTATCTTTGACCCTCCGGGCAATGGCCTCGGTCTGAACAAGCACCTTGACCCGATGTGGCAAAGCCTATCGCGGATTCAGGGCGCCGATGACCTCGTGATCAGTCGACACCCGGAAATGCACGCCAAAGACGGCGTGATTTCGATTAGCACTCAGGAAGTCGACAAGCTGCGTCGCGCCTTCAATCGGGTCACGACGAATGGCCGTAAACTGATTCGTCAAACAAAGCAGGGCATCGTGCACGACGACTTGCTGACAAGGCTTGACCCCGAACGATTCCGTCGAATCGTGCAGGTGAAGACGCCCCTGGTCGAGGTTCGACGCGAGAGCGCGAAGCAGGCTGCGGCCCGGGAACGCGCCGAGCGTCGATCCAACGTGCAGGCCGTGCGCAAGCAGCTCGGTGAGCTAGTCACCGAAGCTCCCCAGGAGCTGATGACGCTACACGCCGAGATTGAACGGGTGACGCTCGCAAAGATGATCGAGGCATTCAAGGCGAAGCTTGCCGGCAAACTCACGGAACCGCACTGGCAGACGTTCTTTGAACAGAACAAGTTCGTCCTGAGCTTGGCCTTTGCGCGGCCCGTCGAGCTGACCCATACGCAATTCCATGCAAAGGGTTCCACCTTGACAGGTGCAGGTGCTCAGATCGGCGACTTCCTGTTCAAGGAATATGGTCAAGCACTTGCCATAGTTGAAATCAAAACGCCGGAGACGGCCTTGCTGCAGGGCACAGCCTACCGCGGTCAGGAGGTCTTTGGTCCGACTTCGGATCTCTCCGGTGCAGTGACCCAGGTGCTGTTTCAGCAGAGCGAGCTTAGGCAACGCTGGATGACTCATTTGAATGACACCCCAGCCCTGCGCCTGTCCGGTGCAGATGTCATCAAGTGCGTGGTCGTCGCAGGCCGCATCCCCACTGATCCGAGTAAACTGCGCAGCTTTGAGGTGTTCCGAAACGCGTGCAGGGACGTGGACATAGTCACCTTTGACGAACTTCTAGCGAAGCTTGAGTTCCTGGAGAAGCAACTGACACCGGAGTCAGAACCAGACCTGTTCTGA
- a CDS encoding phage GP46 family protein, translating to MDALLDPHTASYAGSRTSTLANAVYLRLATPLGSWWADPSLGSRLHELQRAKDLSRIDTLARQYAEQALAPLLQDGRASRITVDSQRPRPGWLVLLIAVTAASGALQTFRYPVRVGG from the coding sequence ATGGACGCTTTACTCGACCCCCACACCGCCAGCTATGCCGGTAGCCGTACCAGCACGCTGGCCAATGCCGTTTACCTGCGCCTGGCCACGCCGCTGGGCAGCTGGTGGGCAGACCCCTCACTCGGCTCACGCCTGCATGAGCTGCAACGGGCAAAAGACCTCAGCCGCATCGACACGCTGGCACGGCAGTATGCCGAGCAGGCGCTGGCCCCCTTGTTGCAGGACGGGCGTGCCAGCCGCATTACGGTAGACAGCCAGCGGCCCCGGCCCGGCTGGCTGGTTTTGCTGATTGCCGTTACCGCTGCCAGCGGTGCGTTGCAGACCTTCCGTTATCCGGTACGGGTGGGCGGCTGA
- a CDS encoding tail fiber assembly protein translates to MHIYHYDPLTAVYLFAGEADPSPLEDEVWLIPAHATALPPPEADDKVAVFVDGAWQLQDEHRQIPLWQADGTPYSIGETIAAQVYHGLGPLPDWLTATPPPGQFMCWDHDQAKWKLDEDAQREDAAAAAAAELARRRKEVDSAIVPLQDAIDLNMATDSEKSSLATLKRRRVLLARVPEQPAYPMHIDWPD, encoded by the coding sequence ATGCATATTTATCACTACGACCCGCTGACTGCCGTCTACCTGTTTGCCGGCGAAGCCGACCCTTCACCACTGGAAGATGAAGTCTGGCTGATTCCCGCCCATGCCACCGCACTGCCCCCGCCGGAAGCGGATGACAAGGTAGCGGTATTTGTGGACGGTGCCTGGCAATTGCAGGATGAACATCGGCAAATCCCGCTTTGGCAGGCTGACGGTACGCCCTACAGCATTGGCGAGACGATTGCAGCACAGGTTTATCATGGTCTGGGGCCACTGCCTGACTGGCTCACCGCGACACCACCGCCAGGGCAGTTCATGTGCTGGGATCATGACCAAGCGAAATGGAAGCTGGACGAAGATGCACAGCGCGAGGATGCGGCAGCCGCTGCTGCTGCAGAACTCGCCCGGCGACGCAAGGAGGTAGATAGCGCCATCGTTCCGCTGCAGGATGCCATCGACCTGAACATGGCCACCGACAGCGAGAAAAGCAGCCTTGCCACGTTAAAACGCCGCCGCGTGCTACTGGCCCGCGTACCGGAGCAGCCGGCTTACCCCATGCACATCGACTGGCCTGATTAG
- a CDS encoding DNA cytosine methyltransferase — protein sequence MHGPHPTIGSLFAGIGGFDIGFENAGFTTAWQVEINPVCRAVLADRFPHARQFDDVRTVGVHNLSAVDVLVGGFPCQDLSTMGARQGLAGQRSGLFFEVCRLARELQPRWLVLENVTGLLSCRDGQDFQTVISTLAECGYLGCWRVLDASCFGVPTKRRRVFIIAGLHEQPPIELLADASPVAAVPGTPPAQQSGLKPFPTLLAGQAASQIPINGAGLVAQAGGWDSMADRARASRDHGLCLGLDATNFAEAQAAGNAVVPQVVEWIARKLRGTYV from the coding sequence ATGCATGGCCCACACCCCACCATCGGTAGCCTGTTCGCCGGCATCGGCGGCTTCGACATCGGCTTTGAAAACGCCGGTTTCACCACCGCCTGGCAAGTCGAAATCAACCCCGTCTGCCGCGCCGTCCTCGCCGACCGTTTCCCCCATGCCCGCCAGTTCGACGACGTGCGCACCGTCGGAGTCCACAACCTCAGCGCTGTTGATGTCCTGGTCGGCGGTTTTCCCTGCCAGGACCTGTCCACCATGGGTGCCCGGCAAGGCCTGGCCGGCCAGCGCTCTGGCCTGTTCTTTGAAGTCTGCCGCCTCGCCCGTGAGTTACAACCTCGCTGGCTGGTCCTTGAAAACGTCACGGGGCTGCTCTCTTGCCGAGATGGCCAGGATTTCCAGACAGTCATTTCCACGCTTGCCGAATGCGGGTATCTGGGATGCTGGCGGGTGCTGGATGCTTCATGCTTCGGAGTCCCCACAAAACGCCGTCGCGTATTCATTATTGCCGGTCTTCACGAACAGCCCCCCATCGAGCTGCTGGCTGACGCCAGCCCAGTGGCAGCAGTTCCTGGCACGCCGCCAGCGCAACAATCCGGGCTCAAGCCTTTCCCTACTTTACTTGCCGGACAAGCTGCCAGCCAGATCCCTATCAATGGCGCAGGCCTCGTCGCTCAAGCCGGTGGATGGGATTCGATGGCTGACCGGGCCAGAGCGTCTCGCGATCATGGGCTTTGCCTCGGACTGGATGCGACCAACTTTGCAGAGGCTCAAGCTGCCGGCAACGCCGTTGTGCCGCAAGTCGTGGAATGGATCGCCCGGAAGCTGAGGGGGACTTATGTGTAG
- a CDS encoding YmfQ family protein: protein MSHATLLALLLPPQSYARNAQPLQIELQAEGRALDVAERDGLQAAAAISPFFAEYTLPDWERVCGLTPPSGAGYQQRLQAVLAKLAATGGLSIPYFQRLASSLGYRIDIVEPQPFRAGINRAGDMLQVADILWVWQVVVHAAQVQAWRFRAGQSTAGEALASFGDPVIETVFRELKPAHTFVYFAFQEG, encoded by the coding sequence ATGAGCCACGCCACGCTTTTGGCACTACTGCTGCCACCGCAATCCTATGCCCGCAACGCCCAGCCCTTGCAGATCGAGCTGCAGGCCGAAGGCCGGGCTCTGGATGTGGCCGAGCGGGATGGCCTGCAGGCGGCTGCGGCCATCTCGCCCTTCTTTGCCGAATACACCTTGCCGGACTGGGAGCGTGTGTGTGGACTCACTCCGCCCAGCGGCGCGGGCTATCAGCAGCGGCTGCAGGCGGTGCTGGCCAAGCTGGCGGCCACTGGCGGACTGAGCATCCCTTACTTCCAGCGGCTGGCCAGCAGCCTGGGTTACCGCATCGACATCGTCGAGCCACAGCCTTTCCGCGCTGGCATCAACCGGGCCGGCGACATGCTGCAGGTGGCCGACATCCTGTGGGTGTGGCAGGTGGTGGTGCATGCCGCCCAGGTGCAGGCCTGGCGTTTCCGCGCTGGCCAGTCCACTGCGGGCGAGGCGCTGGCCAGCTTTGGCGACCCGGTGATTGAAACCGTGTTCCGCGAGCTGAAACCCGCCCACACCTTTGTCTACTTCGCCTTTCAGGAGGGCTGA
- a CDS encoding tail fiber protein, translated as MQKINTPDNLFHDGDPSSGALGTIVTAAWLNAMQGELVSVIEAAGIKLDAAKTDQLRLAIAKLVSDAAAPLKHGHAWADVSKTPTTLAGYGITDALPLKPLLGAKVDLDGIISTGWYHQSLNSNAASGSNYPTPTAGMLSVYASDTMVYQLYQDFQGKRLWWRVQYNDTWSAWQSGATLDDIATTVPAGHVSFFARSSAPPGYLKANGAALSRSAYANLFAAIGTTFGAGDGASTFNLPDLRGEFVRGFDDGRSVDPGRLFGSAQADELRSHYHEYRFVGSASSSTPDDYVSQGGSWPRNFPGSTGRTGGIETRPRNIALLACIKF; from the coding sequence ATGCAGAAGATCAACACCCCGGACAACCTGTTTCACGATGGCGACCCGTCCAGCGGCGCGCTGGGCACCATCGTTACCGCCGCCTGGCTGAATGCCATGCAGGGTGAGCTGGTGAGCGTGATCGAGGCGGCCGGCATCAAGCTGGATGCCGCAAAAACCGACCAACTGCGCCTGGCGATTGCCAAGCTGGTGAGCGATGCGGCCGCGCCACTCAAACATGGCCACGCGTGGGCGGACGTCAGCAAGACCCCCACCACACTGGCAGGGTATGGCATTACCGATGCGCTGCCCCTCAAACCGCTGCTGGGCGCAAAGGTGGATCTGGACGGCATTATCAGCACCGGCTGGTATCACCAGTCACTGAATAGTAATGCCGCCAGTGGCAGCAACTACCCGACACCCACTGCGGGCATGCTGTCGGTCTATGCCTCAGACACCATGGTCTATCAGCTCTATCAGGACTTTCAGGGCAAGCGGCTGTGGTGGCGGGTCCAATACAACGACACTTGGTCGGCCTGGCAGTCCGGTGCGACCCTGGATGACATCGCCACCACCGTACCTGCCGGTCACGTAAGTTTCTTTGCCCGCAGCAGTGCGCCACCGGGTTATCTCAAAGCCAATGGCGCAGCCCTCTCGCGTAGTGCCTACGCCAACCTGTTTGCTGCCATCGGCACCACCTTTGGCGCAGGCGATGGTGCATCAACGTTCAACCTGCCGGATTTGCGTGGTGAATTCGTGCGCGGCTTTGATGATGGGCGGAGTGTTGATCCCGGCAGGCTGTTCGGCAGCGCGCAAGCGGATGAACTCCGGTCGCACTATCACGAGTATCGCTTTGTTGGCAGCGCTAGCTCTTCGACACCCGATGATTACGTTTCCCAAGGGGGATCGTGGCCACGCAATTTCCCTGGTTCTACCGGACGTACCGGAGGGATTGAAACCCGCCCACGCAACATCGCATTGCTCGCCTGCATCAAGTTCTAA